A segment of the Actinomyces sp. oral taxon 171 str. F0337 genome:
GCTCGATGGTGAACTCGATGTCGCACAGGTCGCGGTAGTGGGTCTCCAGGCGGCGCATGATGGCGCGCAGCTCGTCGTAGGAGGCCTTATCCAGGCGCTCGAGGTCGGCCAGGGACAGGGTGTTGCGGATGCCGGCGACGACGTCCTCGCCCTGGGCGTTGACGAGGTAGTCGCCGTAGACGCCAGTGCGCCCGGTGGAGGGGTCGCGGGTGAAACAGACGCCGGTGCCGGAGGTCTCCCCCATGTTGCCGAACACCATGGTGCACACGTTGACCGCGGTGCCCAGGTCGTGGGGGATCTTCTCGCGGCGGCGGTAGATGTGGGCGCGCTCCGTGTTCCAGGAGCGGAAGACGGCCTCCGTGGCCATGTCCAGCTGGGAGCGGGGATCCTGCGGGAAGTCGATGCCCGCGTGCTCCTTGACGATGGCCTTGTACTCCTCCACCAGCTCCTGGAGGGCGTCCACGGGGAGCTCATAGTCCATGGAGACGCCCCGTGCGGCCTTCTTGGCATCCAGGGCGTCGGAGAAGTGGTCGCCGTCGATGTCCAGGACGGTCTTGCCGAACATCTGGATGAGGCGGCGGTAGGAGTCCCAGGCGAAGCGCTCATCGGAGCTGGCGGCGGCCAGGCCCTTGACGGAGACGTCGTTGAGGCCGATGTTGAGGACGGTCTCCATCATGCCGGGCATGGAGAACTTGGCTCCGCTTCGCACCGAGACGAGCAAGGGGTTCTCGGCGGCGCCGAGCTCGCGTCCCAGCTCCTCCTCCACGCCGCGCAGGGCGGCAGTGACCTGGACTGAGAGCTCCTCGGGGACCTCGCCGCCGGCCAGGTAGGCGCGGCAGGCGTCGGTGGTGATGGTGAAGCCGGGGGGAACGGGGAGATCCAGCCGGGTCATCTCCGCCAGGTTCGCTCCCTTGCCTCCCAGGAGGTCCTTCTGGTCCTTGTCACCCTCGCTGAAGCGGTACACGTACTTGGGCATCCTTGCCTCTTTCGGTTCTTGTGGAACTAGGGACTCCGTGCACGCGCAGGCGCACGCGAAGCACTCTATGTGACTTCGGTCCCATGTTGCAGGTGACTCATCCAGCCGCGAACAGGGCTGCGCCGGCCGGCCCGAGGGCTTAAGGGCGCAGCGCCAACAGGCCGGTGTGTCCCGGCAGGGTGATGCGGGTGGACAGGGGCTCGCCGTCGGGCGCCCCGGTGGGGCCGGGCAGGACCAGGCCGGCGGGCAGCTCCAGCGTCGCCTTCTCCTCCCCGCTGAGCACGACGGCGGCCAGGCCGCCCTCGAACTCGCGCACCCAGGCTCCTGAGGTCCTCCGGGGCCGTCCCAGCGGGCGCCCCAGGTCGGCGTCGAGGGCGGAGAACCAGGCAGTGCGGGAGTAGTCGTCGTGACCGGTGGCAGCGTAGGCGCCCTCCCCCGCCCCGAAGACCCAGAAGGCCGCCAGTCCGTAGAGGCCCGGGGAGCGGCGGGCGCCGGCCATGGAGCCGCCTCCCCCGCCGTCGGGGGTGCGCACGATGGACAGGCCCGGCCCGCGCAGGACCCCGAGACGCCGAACCACCGGCACCCGCTCACCCCGACCACGCCCTCACACACGAAGAACCTCAAAACATAGCGGCGGATGCCCGCCACACTTCCGCGTGGCGGGCATCCGCCGCCGGTCCGATCGCGCAGGATCCGACGCCTGCGTCCGACGTCTATCCGGCGACTAGGGAACGACGACGAGGACGTCGCACTTCGACTTGCGGAGCACCTGGACGGAGACGGCTCCGAAGATGCGGCCGAACAGCGAATCGACGCCTTTGGATCCGACGATGACGAGGTCCGCCTCGGTCTCCAAGGTGACGAGGGTGACGGCATCGACCGCCGTGCCCTCGACGACGACGCCCTGGGCGAGGGCGACGCCGCGCTCAACGGCGGTATCACGCGCCTTCTCGACGACGGCGTAGGCCTGGTCCTCGGTGAGCCCGACCCGCACATCGGCGACGGGGGCAAACTCGTTGATGCGAGCCTTGTCCCGCGCCGAGACGGGGTCGAAGCCGGCGACGAGGAGAAGAGCGGCGTCGCACAGGCGAGCCATCTCGCAGGCGCGATCGATGACGTGGGTGTTCGCCTCGACATCGCCGACTCCGGCGACAATGGTGGTATAGGTCACGGATGACATCCTTTCGTGGGGCACCCGATCAGGCCACGGCAGTCTCAGTGGCGGACACGGCGGCGGCGCGCACCCGCGGGTCCGCGTCCTTGACGGTGTCGATCCACTCGATGAGCAGACCGGCGATGACGAGGAAGACTGCGACGAAGAGCATGGCGTTGACCGGGTGATCGCCGAGCAGGTGCTTGTAAATGGGACCGAAGGTGAGGGTCTGGATGAACTGGGGGATGACGATCATCATATTGATAACGCCCATGTAGACGCCTCGGCGCTCCTTGCGGATCATCTCAATGGCCATGATGTAGGGTACGCCCGTAATAGAAGCCCAGGCCACACCAATGCCGATCATGGGCAGGTAGAGGACCGCGGTGTGGCCGGGGCTGCCGATGCGGGTGAGCAGGACCAGGCAGACGGCGGCGAGGCACAGCGCCGCGGTGTGGACGTGCTTGGGGCCGATGCGGTTGGACAGTCGCGCCAGGAAGAGGGCGACGACCGTGCAGGAGACGTAGTAGGCGACCATGAGCCCGGTGGCGAAGCCGGAGGCGTTGTTGAAGGCCTCGGTCTTGGCGTACCCCGGGTCGGACAGGTTCACGCCGAAGTAGGTGACGGCGCACATGAGGCCCAGGTACTGCCAGAAGACGTTCATGGCGTACCACTGGAAGAGGTAGACCAGGGCCATCTTCTTCAGGCCGCGGGGCATCTCGACGATGGCGACGCCGATGTCCTTGACGAAGCCGAAAGGGCCCTCCTCCCGCTTCTTGCGCTCGAGCTCGACCAAGCCCTCCGGCGTGGGCGGCAGCTCCTTGGTGGAGAGCACCGAGATGAGCACCGAGCCGATGGAGCACACCGAGCCCACCATGAAGGCGCCGAAGACCCAGTAGGGGATGCCGGCGGCGGTGGCGCCCGCCAGGGTCTTCTCCAGAACGACGAGGGTCCCGGCGGCCAGGGCCGAGCCGGCGCCGATGAACAGGGACTGGGCGAGGAAGCCCTTGGCGAGCTGCTTGGACGGCAGGCGGTCGCCGATGAAGGCCCGGTAGGGCTCCATGGCCGTGTTGTTCGAGGCGTCCAGCAGCCACAGGCACAGCACCGCCATCCACACGGCGGTGACGAAGGGCATGAGGAACAGGAACACGGAGCAGCCGACGGCCCCGATCAGGAAGAAGGGCTTACGGCGTCCCCACTTCTCGCTCCAGGTCCGGTCCGAGAGCGCCCCGATGAGCGGCTGGACGAGCAGGCCGGTGACGGGTCCGGCCAGATTGAGGATGGGGATCTCGTCAGCGGAAGCCCCGAGGAACTGGTAAATGGGCGACATGGCGTTCTGCTGCATGCCGAAGGAGTACTGGATGCCGAAGAATCCGACGTTCATCAGCAGGATCTGAGCAGTGCTCATCATGGGCTTGTGCGCGATGTCCGCCGCGCTATTCTGGGAAGTCTGTGCCATAGGTCATCCTTGTCCTGGGCCCTGTGGAACTCTGTGGACGCCGCCCGAGACGGACGCCGCACTTCCTGCCCGAGAGAACGCTGTACGGGACGGCGGGGATCTCAGGAAGTCAAGCAGGTCAATGATCCACCCAACATGACTAACGTTTGACAGGTCTTTAGTCCCATTATCGGATCTCGCACGAGCCGGACCGGGTCATGACTCAGGCACGCAGGGCAATCATCCCACGATGCGCGCTGAGGCGCACCTCCAGAGCCAGCGCCTCACCGTCCGGGTCCCCGGTGGGCCCCGGTGACCTGAGGCCCGCCGGGAGACGCACGGTGCCGCCTCCCTCCCCGCTGAGCACGACGGCGGCCAGGCCGCCCTCGAACTCGCGCACCCAGGCGCCCCCACTGCGCCGGGGCCCGCCGAGCGGCCGACCCAGGTCGGCGTCGAGGGCGGGGAACCAGGGGGTGCGCGAGTAGTCGTCATGGCCGGTGGCCGTGTAGGCGCCCTCCCCTCCGCCGAAGACCCAGAAGGCCGCCAGCCCGTAGAGGCCGGGGGACGTGCGGGCGCCGGCCATGGAGCCGCCGCCCCCGCCGTCGGGCGTGCGCACGATGGACAGGCCCGGCCCTCGCAGCTCGTGGATCTGGGCCAGGGCCGTGGCCTCATCGAAGAGGTGGTTGTCCCCCCAGCCCAGCCAGCACTCGTCGAAGCCGCCGCCCCAGGCGGAGTGGCGGTCCCAGCGGCCGGGTTCCCGGCGGGCCTCGGCGACGTTGGGGATGAGGATCTTGCCGACGGCGTTGAGGCCGGCCCCGACCTGGTCCACGAAGGTGTTCAGCTCGGCGCGCAGGGCGGCGGTGTCGGCGACGGTCTCCAGCGGGAGGTTCAGGTCGTAGTAGTCGTCGAAGACGTCGTTGTCCGCCATGATGCCGTCGAAGGCGGTCTCGGCGGTGGCCTGGCAGACCTCCTCCACCCAGCGGGCGCGGTAGTCGGGGTCCCACACGCGGGCCTGGAAGTGGCCGGGGTAGGTGTTCCACTCGACCAGGTCGCCGTTGTCACGCCTGGCGAGCCAGCCGCGGCGTCGGGCCTCGCGGTAGGACAGCCCGGAGGCGCGCATGGAGTCCGGCTCGAAGTCTCGCGTGGAGGACAGGCACCGGTAGGCCAGGACCGTCATGTCCGGTCGCGCCTCCTTGAGGCGGGCTGCTGCCTCGGTCTCCCAGGGCTGGAGGATCGCGGCCCGGTAGTGGGCGATCGCGAAGTCCAGCTCCCCGGGCTCGAGCGGGTTTCCGTAACGGATCCAGGCTCCGACGCCGCCAGTGCTGCTCCTCATGCTCCTCCTCGGTCGGCGCGGGCACCGGCCTGCTCACCGGCGCCGCCCTGACGGTAGATCTTGTTGTAGGAGGCGTTGACCTTGACCAGGTCGTAGGCCGCCTCCACTCGGCCGCGGGCGTTGAGGCTCAGACGCTCGTAGAGATCGACGTCGGAGATGACCTCCTGGACCTTGTCCGCCATGACGGTGGGGTCGCCGGGCTCGATGATGATGCCGCAGGGGTCCCAGGTCTGCCCGTCGTCGGTGACGATCATGTCCTCGACGACGGAGCGCACGGCGCCGACGTCGGTACTCACCGTGGGGATGCCGGCGCCCATGGTCTCCAGGGAGACGACCGGCAGGCCCTCGTTGTAGCTGGGCAGGACGAACAGGTCGAACTCGGGCAGGAGCTCGCGGACCTTGACGGTCCCGCGAATGGTGATGACGCTCTCCAGGCCCTGCTCGACGATGCGGGTGAGGCACTGCTCGAAGTAGGAGGGCATGTGCTCGGTGGGCCCGCACACGTCCAGGTGGATGTTCAGGCCCCGGTCCACCATGAGGCGCACCGAGTCGATCATGTCCAGCAGGCCCTTGATGGGCACGACGCGGGCGATGTACACCAGCTTCCACAGGTGCTTGTCCGCGCCCTCCTTCTTGATCTCCTCGATGGCGGCCAGGCGCGCGACGTAGGAGGCGTCGAACTCCGAGGTGACGATGCCGTTGGGGATGACGATGGCGCGCCCGGCGTCGCCGCCGAGCTCATTGGCCTCGGTGATGGCCCGCGGGTAGAGGTAGGTGGAGGCGTAGGCGTAGGGGTAGCACAGGCGCCCCATCTCCAGCCACCAGGCCATCCACATGCGCTCGCGGCCGGTGACGTCGAAGGTGCGGTAGTCGGTGAGCCTGATGTTGAGGTCCAGCCTGCGTTCCAGGAGGGTGTTGACGGTGTCGCGCACGTAGAGGTTGTGCTCGGTCAGCAGCACCTTGGTACCGTGCTCGCGGGCGGCGTTGACGCCGAGCAGCATGGCGTAGCCGGTGGTGTGGGCGTGGTAGACCTGGGCGCGCGGGACCGGCTCGGCCAGGACCGCGTAGGCCAGGGAGAAGAAGTCGCGCAGGCACCAGAAGACGTCGGTCATCGACATCCCCAGGTCCGGCATCATGTCGTGGTAGGCCTCCATGAACTCGCGCGTGCCCAGGATCGCCCAGACCGGGTAGCGGCGTGAGGCGCTCAGGCCCTCGCTGATGATGTCCCACAGCGGCTCGGTCTGGCCGTCCTGGGCCAGGGAGAGCATGGCGCCCAGGATGCGCCGGGACAGCTCGCGGCGCTGGCGGCGGTTCATGCGCAGGTCGCGCGGGCGGGCGCGCAGGAAGTCCTCCTGGTGCTCCTCCATGGACAGGTAGAGGACCCTCACCCAGGCGACATTGTCCGGCATGCCGTAGAGGTCCTTGAGCGGCGAGTGGGAGTCCCAGGTGATGTGGATGATCCCGAAGGTGAGGTCCGGGTTGCCGGTGATGATGTCGTGGACCACCGCGGAGACCCCGCCCTTGAGGTAGGGGTAGGTGGACTCCATGACGATGGCGACGTCGACGTCGGCGTACACGCCGTCCTCGGGGACGCCGTCGGGCAGGGCCCGGGCACCGGCCTCAGGCTCCGGCTCCTCGGAGAGCTGAAGCAGCTCGGCCGCACCGGCGGGGGCCTCCTCGTCGTCAGTCTCCTCCTCGGCGACCTGCTGGGACAGGGGGATCGCGGCGGCGTGAGAGGCGGCCGAGGCCACGGACTCCCAGGCGATGGCCGTGGGGGCGGGGGGCCGCGCAGGGTGTAGGGGCTGCTGGGGCTCCGGTCGGTCCGGCTCCTGCGGGATCGACTCGGCGGGGGCCGAGGGCTTGCCGTGTACCGGGGGTGCGGACTGTACCGGGGCGGCGGCGCCGGTGGCATCGGGGGCCGGCGAGGCGGCGGAGCGGGGTGCGGTCGGCTCCACCGGCGATAACGCGGAGGCGGCCGACGCAGCCGAGCTCACGGCACCGAAGATCGGGGAGTCCAGGACGTCGGGGCTCCCCGAGGAGGATGGCTCCGGGCTCTTGGGACGCGGCTGGACCACGCCGTAGCCGGCGGGGGCCGGGGCCTGGACGACGCCGAAGATCGGCGAGGCAGGAACCTCCGGAGTGGAGGCCGACTCACTGGCCGGCGGCGTGGCGGGCAGGATGGTGGACGATCCGGCGGAGGGGGTGGCGGCTGAGGGGCCGCTCGGGGCGCTGGCCCCACCGGTGGTGACAACGACGCCATAGCCATCGGGGCCGACCTTGACCCTGGGGCCGTTCTCCTGACCCCGGTCACCGATGCCGGGCGCGTCGTCGGGGCTGGGCATCGGGGCGTAGCCACCGGCCGGTGCCGAGTAGCGCAGCGGAAGGCTCTCCAGGCGGGCGCGGAAGGAGGATGACGAGCTCACCAGGACATGGCCTTTCCCCAGAAGAAGGAGTACTCGGGCGCGGCCCACCGCTTGCGGTAGAGCAGCAGCCCCAGCGCACACAGCACCAGGTCGACGCCGGCCAGCGGCAGGTAGGCGTCGGCATCGGCCAGCTTCAGCAGCAGGGCCGCGGCGATCACCACGTGGATGCCGGACAGGAGCAGGGCAGTGGTCGAGTCACCGATGTGGTCGATCTCGTAGCTCAGGAGCGTCAGCACCGTGAACAGGGTCGAGGAGAGGCACACCTCGAGGACCAGCGGAACCTGCTCGGGGGACATGAGCGCCATGGAGCAGACGACGATGATGACACCGGCGGCCCCGACGACGCAGGCACGAATGAGGCTGGCGTCCAGCAGCCGACGCAGCGTGCGCCCCCGGTCGCGCAGGCTGGCCATGCCCTCACGCTTGAGAACCGTCTGAAACAGGGCGATCTCGGTGTTGACCCGCGGCGCGGTGACCGCGAAGTAGTAGCAGTAGGCGACGACGGCGGGCTGGAGGCACAGGTAGACCAGCGCCACGTCGAAGTCGCGACCGGCGCCCAGGAAGAGGAAGAACTTGTCCGACCACAGCACTCCCCCCAGGATCGCACCCCGAAGCATGTCCTGCACGAGGATGCCGGTGGCGACCCCGCGGGGCCGCAGGATCCTGCCCAGGGAGCGCCCCATGGACAGGAGCTGACTGAGGGCTCCCACCAGCGGGGGCAGGTACCACCAGGTGGGCTCGGCGACGAGTGCGACGGCGTAGCAGAGCCAGCCCACCGACCACAGGCGGCGTCGCCCGGCGACGTCGGCGACGATGAGCGACTGGACGAAGACGACGTGCAGGAGGAGCAGAGCGGTATGGACGCCCAGGACGTGCGGGTTCCAGCCGGTCACGGCGGCCACGACGAGGATCTCCAGCGCCGTGGGCACGAGCGCCCACAGGAGCAGTGCCGGCCAGATGGAGCAGTATCGCTCCAGCACCGCCCGCGGACCGCGGCCGATGGAGTCACCCAGGAGCCGGTAGACGGGGGTGCCGATGATCTGGCTGAGCCACGGCACCGCCACTGACACACTCAGGACGATGACCGGCAGACCCTTGCCGCTCACCGTGCTGGCGGCCATCTTCTGGGAGACGACGGGGAAGCTCAGGCCCAGCAGGATCGCCGGGGACATTCCCAGGAGCATCGCCGCGCCCCAGTGCCAGCGGGCACCCCGAGCGATGCCACCGCGCTTGAGCGCCCGGGTGGGCGGCGCCGTGATCAGCCCCAGACCGATGAGGACCGTGACGACCAGAACGCCGATGGTGACCTCCACAGGCCAGCCGATCCAGGGCAGCACCGCCGTCACCACGCCGACGACCCCCAGGGTCGCAGCAGCGTTAGCGGTCCGCAGTCGCGGAAAACGATGCTGGTGGAAATGTCGCGGTTCGTATCTGAGTTGGGTCATGGGAGTAGCGGCACCAAGAATGCGTGAGCACGCACGGGCGATCCGAGCCGGACACTCAGGCGTCGTGGTCGAGGAGCGCCACGGCAGCCTGAATGAGGGCGGACAGGTACGGACAGTGAGGACGAGTAGGGCGAAGACGGTTGAGACAGCCCCGCGCAGTGCGGGGTGACGACACCGACCGGCCATGTCCGAGGGACGACTTTCGACGGATCGTCACTCCACTGTATCCGGCAGAGGACAGACATGAGACACCCAAGCCAAACTCTCAGAACATTCTCTTGTTTCGCTCAGATTTTATTCATTTTTCGTTTCCCGCTTCGCCGCATCGCAAACCTCAGAGCCCGTATATATTCACAAGTCCGAACTACGTTCCGCAAAGTGCTGCACCCAAGATAATGGCCACTACCTGGAAAAATGAAAGCAGAGGCAATGCGGCCCCACCACATCCCCTGTGATTCACACCAACACTCCTTGCAGGCTGAGGCTCCCACCGCGTAGCGACGACGATGGGCCGCAACCCCAGTGGGGTTGCGGCCCATCGTATGGAACTGATAAGGGGACTCGGCGCCGGTGCGACACCCGGGCCCCGTTGGACTCGGCGAGGTCCAGTGAGCCCCAGTGAGGTCAGCGTCCGGGCTCGGCGGCCGGTGAGGCGCCGCCGTCACGACTGATCGGCGTCGAGGGGATGCGCAGTGGGCTGGAGGCCCCTCCACTGCCGCCGGCAGCGGCGTCCTCTGCCTCGCGCAGCGCGGCGACCTCCGCCTCACCCTGTTCCCAGGGCTCGCCACGGAAGATGAACTCACCCAGGATGGACTCGCCCTCGGCGTCGACGACGACCTTCTGCCCCCGCTCGATCTCCCCGAAGAGGATCTTCTCGCTCAGGGCGTCCTCGATGTCGCGCTGGATGGCACGGCGCAGCGGACGGGCGCCGAGCACCGGGTCGAATCCGCGCTCGGCCAGGAGGTCCTTGGCAGCCTCGGTCAGCTCGATGGTCATCTGCTGCTCGGCCAGGCGCTTGTCGAGCCGCACGATCATGAGGTCGACGATCTGGCGCACCTCCTCCTTGGTCAGCTGCGGGAAGACGATGAGGTCGTCGACGCGGTTGAGGAACTCGGGCCGGAACTGCTGCTTGAGCTCACGGTTGACGTGGGCCTTCATCTCCTCGTAGTCCATGGCACCGGACTCGGTGGACTGGAAGCCGGTGGCCACCGACTTGCCGATGTCCTTGGAGCCGAGGTTGGTGGTCATGATGATGACGGTGTTCTTGAAGTCCACCACGCGGCCCTGGGCGTCGGAGAGGTGCCCGTCCTCCAGGATCTGCAGCAGCGAGTTGAAGATATCCGGGTGGGCCTTCTCGACCTCGTCGAACAGGACCACGGAGAAGGGCCGACGCCGCACCTTCTCGGTGAGCTGGCCGCCCTCGTCGTAGCCGACGTAGCCGGGAGGGGCGCCGAAGAGGCGGGAGACCGTGTGCTTCTCGGCGAACTCGGACATGTCGAGCTGGATGAGGGCGTCCTCGTCGTCGAACAGGAACTCCGCCAGGGCCTTGGCCAGCTCGGTCTTCCCGACGCCGGTGGGACCGGCGAAGATGAAGGAGCCACCGGGGCGCTTGGGGTCCTTCAGGCCGGCGCGGGTGCGGCGGATCGACTTCGACAGGGCCTCGATGGCCTTGTTCTGGCCGATGATGCGCTTGTGGAGCTCGGCCTCCATGTTGAGGAGCTTGGCGGACTCGGCCTCGGTCAGCTTGACCACCGGGATGCCGGTGGACATGGCCAGGACCTCGGCGATGAGCGCCTCGTCGACCTCGGCGACCTGGTCGAGGTCGCCGGACTTCCAGGCCTTCTCCTTGGCGGCGCGCTCGTCGGCCAGACGGCGCTCGTCGTCGCGCAGGGAGGCGGCGCGCTCGAAGTCCTGGTCGTCGATGGCGGACTCCTTCTCCCGCTTGACCTGGGCGATCTGCTCGTCGATCTCGCGCAGCTCGGGCGGAGCCGTCATGCGGCGGATGCGCAGGCGGGCGCCGGCCTCGTCGACCAGGTCGATGGCCTTGTCCGGCAGGAAACGGTCGTTGATGTAGCGGTCGGCGAGCTTGGCGGCGGCCTCGATGGCCTCGTCGGTGATGACGATGCGGTGAAAGGCCTCGTAGCGGTCGCGCAGGCCGGTGAGGATCCCAATGGTCTCCTCGATGCTGGGCTGGTCGACGGTCACCGGCTGGAAGCGACGCTCCAGGGCGGCGTCCTTCTCGATCTTGCGGTACTCGTCCAGGGTGGTGGCCCCGATGGTCTGGAGCTCACCGCGGGCCAGCATGGGCTTGAGGATGGAGGCGGCGTCGACGGCCCCCTCGGCGGCGCCGGCACCGACGAGGGTGTGGATCTCGTCGATGAACAGGACGATGTCACCGCGGGTGCGCACCTCCTTGAGGACCTTCTTGAGGCGCTCCTCGAAGTCACCGCGGTAGCGCGATCCGGCCACGAGCGAGCCCATGTCCAGGGAGTAGAGCTGCTTGTCGCGCAGGGTCTCGGGGACGTCGCCGTGGACGATGGCCTGGCTCAGGCCCTCGACGACGGCAGTCTTGCCCACGCCCGGCTCCCCGATGAGGACGGGGTTGTTCTTGGTGCGCCGGGAGAGGACCTGCATGACCCTCTCCATCTCCTTCTTGCGGCCGATGACCGGGTCCAGCTTGCCCTCGCGGGCGGCGGCGGTGAGGTTGCGGCCGAACTGGTCCAGGATGGCGCTGCCCGAGGGGGTGCCCTCCTTGGAGGGGCCGCCGGCGTTGACGGTCTCCTTGCCCTCGTAGCCGGAGAGCATCTGCATGACGGTCTGGCGCACGCTGGACAGGTCCCCGCCGAGGTTGGTCAGGACCTGGGCGGCCACGCCCTCGCCCTCGCGCAGCAGGCCGAGCAGCAGGTGCTCGGTGCCGATGTAGTTGTGGCCGAGTTGGAGGGCCTCGCGCATGGAGAGCTCGAAGACCTTCTTGCCGCGCGGCGTGAAAGGGATGTGGCCGGTGGGGGCGGACTGCCCCTCGCCGATGATCTCGATGACCTGGCTGCGCACGGCGTCCAGGGAGATGTCCATCGACTCCAGCGCCTTGGCGGCCACCCCCTCGCCCTCGTGAATGAGGCCGAGGAGGAGGTGCTCGGTGCCGATGTAGTTGTGGTTCAGAGCCCGCGCCTCGTCCTGCGCGAGCACGACGACGCGGCGGGCACGGTCGGTAAAGCGTTCAAACATCAGTAATTCCTCCTCGGCACGTGCTCCGTGCGGGACCGCTCGTCCGGTGGTGGCGAGGGATGTCGCAGCGCCGCGGAGAGATGGCGCTGAGAGCACGTGCTGACAAGGCTAACCAGCCGGATGCCTTGGCCATGCCCCTGTTCGCGGTAGGCGTGAGTAGGCCTTGAGCCGGGTCGACTCAGCCCTGGTTCGCTTGCACAGGCCCAGTCCCTGCCTCGCGGCCAGCCTCCATCGGTCGCGGTCGTCGGGTAGGTCTCGCGTTCACACCCTTTGCCCCTGAACGCGAGGCCCAAGGTACGACCGCGACGGCAGAGACGGCATGGGTGCACCCAAGAGGCGCAGGACGAACTGCCTCACGAATTCTGCCGCACGATTCGTATCTGCCCATCACAATGGGGGCCATGCCTCCCGTGACTTCTCCCGCCGACGCCGGTCGCGACAACACGGCATCGACTGACCCCATCGACACGTCCACCGGCCAGGCCTCTGACACCGAAGCGCGGGAGACCGGGCGAGGGGCGGCCGGTATCACGCAACGTCTCCTGCACGTCCTGCCGGCGATGAGAACCGGGGCGCTGCTCAGTGTCATCGGAGCCGTCGTGCTCTTCTTCGCCTGGCCGAGCGGCGTTTACACCTTCACCTTGTGGAGCACGCCTCCCGCCGTGATCGCAGCATTCTGGTTCATGACCATTATTCTCCGCCCCCTGCCCTCGCGGTTCCGCGACCCAGCCCACGGCTCCCGCATCACCGTCATACGCACGGCGGTCGCCGTCCTGGCGATGAGTGGGATCGCAGTGTTCGCCGCTTGGATGACATGGGAGTGCCTGTCGACGTGGTCCTCCGTGCTCTCCCACACCGGAATCAACGCCGTGGAACTCGTCGCCATCGCCGTGGGCGCAGTGGGACTGGCACTTCTGAGCATCACCGACATTCTCATTCGCACGATCCGGGCCGCCGTACTGCCTCCGGAACTCTACCGGCGGACATGGTGGACACGCCTCCGGCGGCCTAGAAGGCCGGTTCAACGCCCCGAGGGCCCGCGACGTCGGACGCTCGCACGCGCCACTCTGGTGCTGGCGCCCTCTGTCATCCTCGCCGGGGCCGCCGCCCTTCCCCTGAGCCGACCCAAGAGGGTGATCCAGAAGCCGGCTGCACCATCAGCCGCCGAGAACCTTCCCGCCTACCCCACCTCCCTGGCCGGCAAGCCCGCCTGGGTCAAGGATATCGACAACGTCCTCGACATCGTGGCGGGAGCCGCCGGCCCCGTCATCCACACAGCCGATGGCGTCATGGGCCTCAAGCCCACAGACGGCAGCGTCCTGTGGAGCTACGAGCGCCCGGGCTCAACGTACCTTGAGACTTTCAATCGCCTCCCGAATTTCATAGGCAACAGATTCCATCGGACGCTGACTGTCAGCCCCAACCATCGTTACGTCGCCTTCCGCCTGGCCGGCCCAGAGCAGACAGGAGACGTACGAGACATTGACCAGTCGGCAATCACAATCGTCTTGGACACCGTCACCGGACAGGTGGCCATTGACCATCTC
Coding sequences within it:
- a CDS encoding ATP-dependent Clp protease ATP-binding subunit, with translation MFERFTDRARRVVVLAQDEARALNHNYIGTEHLLLGLIHEGEGVAAKALESMDISLDAVRSQVIEIIGEGQSAPTGHIPFTPRGKKVFELSMREALQLGHNYIGTEHLLLGLLREGEGVAAQVLTNLGGDLSSVRQTVMQMLSGYEGKETVNAGGPSKEGTPSGSAILDQFGRNLTAAAREGKLDPVIGRKKEMERVMQVLSRRTKNNPVLIGEPGVGKTAVVEGLSQAIVHGDVPETLRDKQLYSLDMGSLVAGSRYRGDFEERLKKVLKEVRTRGDIVLFIDEIHTLVGAGAAEGAVDAASILKPMLARGELQTIGATTLDEYRKIEKDAALERRFQPVTVDQPSIEETIGILTGLRDRYEAFHRIVITDEAIEAAAKLADRYINDRFLPDKAIDLVDEAGARLRIRRMTAPPELREIDEQIAQVKREKESAIDDQDFERAASLRDDERRLADERAAKEKAWKSGDLDQVAEVDEALIAEVLAMSTGIPVVKLTEAESAKLLNMEAELHKRIIGQNKAIEALSKSIRRTRAGLKDPKRPGGSFIFAGPTGVGKTELAKALAEFLFDDEDALIQLDMSEFAEKHTVSRLFGAPPGYVGYDEGGQLTEKVRRRPFSVVLFDEVEKAHPDIFNSLLQILEDGHLSDAQGRVVDFKNTVIIMTTNLGSKDIGKSVATGFQSTESGAMDYEEMKAHVNRELKQQFRPEFLNRVDDLIVFPQLTKEEVRQIVDLMIVRLDKRLAEQQMTIELTEAAKDLLAERGFDPVLGARPLRRAIQRDIEDALSEKILFGEIERGQKVVVDAEGESILGEFIFRGEPWEQGEAEVAALREAEDAAAGGSGGASSPLRIPSTPISRDGGASPAAEPGR